Genomic segment of Mucilaginibacter sabulilitoris:
TTAAGCCCTCCTTTTTACCTCACATATTAATTGGACTTTTTCAGTGCCCTCCCATTTTGGAGAGGCTTTTTTTAATACATTTAAAAGTTATATATAATTATACCTTAAAAAAATAGACTTGAAAGCACATTACCGGCACTTGGCATCGATGGCTTAAGTCCCAGAAATTTAGAGTATTGTGCCACAGTAAGAGCGGTTTTAAGTTTACCAGATAAGCCGCTTATTAAGCTGGAAGATTTGCTGGCATACGCGGTTTTATCAGTATTAGCCAAAGGCATGATGCTGGCTTTACTTTTTAAATAATCGGTAACATCGGTTGAAACGGCAGGCTTTTGAACCGCAGTTAATCCTAATGCGGGCGTAAGTTTAGCCATAATAGCATCTTTAACGCCACTGATATTACTAAGCGACGGCAACGACGATGTACTTACATTTTTAGATGCGGCTGCGCTCTGCACCTTTTTTAAAATTCCTTGTGAAAAAGCGGCACTGGTTGTAATGCTTAATGCTAAAGCAACTAATAGGATCTTCATGGTAAATATGATTTTTAAGTTATAACCAAAAATAAATAAAAAAGGAAAACAAAAAACTATATATTCAGAATGATACATCCGGCTAACCTGGAATTTCATCTTGTAGTATCAGGCTCTGTATTAACACTGATAGTGCTCCTTGTTGGGAAATTAGCAGGCACCGGGTAAGTTACCTTACCTTTGGCAAGCCATTCTGTAGCCCTTATCAAAATTGTTTGAAAATCGATACTGCGATAACTAACGGGATATATATCACCTGACCATAAATGCCCCATGCTTGATGCATACACGTTTCCTTTTCCATATTTAACCACCCATTCAACCGGCCAGTTTTTATTGGTTTCAGCATCGAATGCGTATGATAATATGGTAACATTCTCCGCAGGGCCGCGGGCGTATTTATATAGTTCAATATCGGGCGTCACCCATTCGTTTGGAAACCCTTTGTTGATGGGATTGGAATTAAGTTTATGAATGAGCAGATCGCTCCTGTTACCGTGAAAAGTGCCCTCTCCCTCGCCGGGTGGAACACGTTGAACGGCTTTGTTTTTATCTATATAAAGCGCATAACCCGTTTCTTTTGAACGCCAGCCCATGCCTATCATACGATTATAAGCATCCCAATGAGCAAAGGCGTTATTGGCCGAATGAAGTATATATAATCCCCCACCCGAACTCACGTAGTTTTCCAGTTCCTCTTCTATTCTGCGCGGCCAGCGCAGGCTTGGGTTTTGAATATTGTTGGTGTTTTGAATTACAACATCGTAGTTTTTAAATCCGGGATCCCAGGTAGCCCAGGCGGTATCATTTACTGTTCCAGGCGCTGTAGAAACAGCAACCTCAAAAAGCCCCGATTTATCAAGTATCTTTTTTACCTGTTTGGTTGTTTGCCGCCAATCGTGATTGCTAAAGCCGTCAACTATAAGTACGCGAATGAGCTTATCATGATTATTCTGCGCGTAAGTTACAGTGCATAATAAAGCCAGCACAAGGCTGGCTATCATATTCTTCATTTATTTGTTATACGTTATTTTATAAATAGTTCCCTTACTGTCATCGCTCACATAAAGTGAACCATCGGAGCCTTGAGCCAGGCCGCAAGGGCGGTGGTCCGCATGGCCCGGATCTTTTTGCGGACCTGCAAAGCCATCGGCAAAAACCTCCCATTTACCATCGGGCTTGCCATTTTTAAACGGCTGAAAAACCACAAAGTAACCGGCCTGTGGCTCGGGAGCTCTGTTCCATGATCCGTGGAATGCGATGAAAGCTCCGTTTTTATATTTTTCCGGAAATTGGTTGCCTGTGTAGAACAATAGGCCATCCGGCGCCAGGTGGCCAGGATAAGCGGCTACAGGGTCGACATATTTAGCATCAGCTTCTTTCACACCATCTCCCCCATATTCGGGGCCTTGCATCTTTTTATGTTTTACATCGTCATAGTATAAATATGGCCAACCGGCATTATCACCTTCTTTAAGCGCGTACATACACTCGGCAGGTAATAGAGCCGATTGCTGAACGGTATAAAATTTAGGAAAAAGATCATGCAGGGCATCACGGCCATGCTGCATTACAAAAAGCTGGTTATCCTGTGTATTCCAGTCCAGACCAACCACATTGCGCAAGCCGGTTGCAAAACGCACGCCATCACTTTGCTTCTGATTTAACTTATCGGCCTTAAAACGCCAAATACCACCCGCCGAATCTAAAATAGGGCATCCTTTTCCCTGCGGATCAAACTCACTGCAAATATTTGAATACGCGCCTATGTTTACGTACAGGTTCCCGTCATTATCCAACGCTATGGCTTTGGGCCGGTGAGCTCTTTTTGTGGTGAGATTACTCACTACGGTTTCGGGATGTTCGGGATCAACTACCTCATTGTTACTGTTCAACTTAAAACGGTAAACATCACGATCTGACGATGCATAAAGATATCCGTTCTTAATTTGTATACCTGTTCCACTAAATGAGCCAAAGCTGGTTTTTATATCGGCTTTATCGCCATTATCATGTAAAACGACTATACCTTTACCGTTTTTAAGTCCGCCAAGGTGCACATAAATATCGCCCTGCGGGGTTACCGCCATGTGTCTGGCACCGCCCAGATTATCAGCAATGGCTGCTGCCTTAAATCCTTGCGGAAGCGTAAGGCCTGCATTATCTGCTACACTTTTATGCGTCAATGTGCTATCACTCTTCATTTTAAATGACAGCAATCCGCCCATTGCAATAATGGAAAAACAACATGTAAAAATTATTTTTTTGTTCATGATAGGTTAAATTGATGATGAAATAAAAACAACTATAAGCACCCTCAGTAAAAACGATGATATCAATTATAACAATTAAAATTTGTCGTCATTGACTTCTATCCAGAAGTTATCAGGGTCTTGTAGGTAAACCTGTTTAATACCGTCGGGCCTTAATTGCGGCGATTTAGAATCACCTTTCCAGTTCCCATATTTCACATGCATCTCGTCAAGGTGTTTTGTAAAATTTTGCAGATTAGGTACCGCATACGCAAAATGTGAATTGATATCGTGTTCGGTAACCGCCGCCGCGCCCTGAATAATATGCAGCTGATTATGCTCGCCGGTTTTAAACCACACGTGCTTGCCATCGTGAAATGGTTCGGGTATCACTTCAAGCTGCATCACGTCTTTATAAAACGCTGCGCTTTTAGCCATGTCTTTTACATAAAGCGCTACGTGATTAGCCCGGGGACCTCTTTGGGCAAATGCGTATTGCCCTGCTGTTAATGCCAACAGAATTAATAATGCTGTTTTTTTTATCATAATGTATTAAAGATTTAATGAATTAGCCTTTTGTTCAAATGTAGATACTAATTTCAACGCATAATAATTTTCCTTTGCATCTTTCCTGCTTTATATCATTATTGTTGCATGAAGGTTTTTATTAAATTTCTCATTTACCACATTTTGTTATACAATGCAGTTACTTCATGTGTTAATTACACCCGTTTTATTTAACTTGCAGCTAAATAATTAACCATCTGTCCAAATATTTTCCCATGAAAGCTTTAAACAATGGTGTTTGTAAAATTATCTTGCTTGTAAATATATTTTTGATACTTACGGGTACTTAAAATTTATCTTTCACAACTTATCGCATTATTATACAATTCTTGACCAGGCAAGCATTTCACCTTGTCACGTGCTATTTTTTGCATAAATTGTATTAAAAAAATCTATAACAGGTGTTATTTATGTCGACTAAAAGCCTAAATATGTTTGATCGTGTTATTCATTATATGAGAAACAATGGTCAGTTTTCAAAAAGAATAAAAAAAAGATATGAAACATTCTGGCACGATTCACAGGCAGAGGAAATAAGAAATACACCCATGAGCCAATACGACAGCATTGAAAAATGGAAAGCCGCTCCGTATTGGCAACGAAGGCTAAGCAATAAACATAATGCCCGTGAATTTGCCAAAAAGAACGGTTGTAAAGTACCCGATTTGTATTGGAAAGGTACCGATATTGAAAACCTTGATTTTTCAAAGCTACCGTCCCATTATGTTATTCGCCCCACCATAGGCCATTCCTGTAATCATGTTTTTGTTATGGATAACGGGCAAAATCTTTTTGATAAAAAACAGTATTCACACGAAGAGATAAAGAAAATTTTAAAATGGGAAGTGACTAAGAACCCCGTCCTGGAGTTTTTGGTTGAAGAGTTTTTGCAAAATGAAGAAGGAAACTATGCTATACTTACCGACTACAAATTTTATTGTTTTAATGGCGAGATAGCCTGCTTATACGCTATTAACAGATTAAGTCCCAAAAGTGGTTTCGGTACATTTTATGATGAGCATTGGAACCAGTTAAAAAAGGTACAGTTCAATTACCCCCCAATAGACAATCAAAAGGCACCACATTGTTTTAAGGAAATGGTAGAAACCGCTAAAAAGCTAAGCAAAAGCTATGACATGTTTGTACGTATTGACTTATATGCTACGGCTAAAGGCTGTGTTTTTGGTGAGTTTACACCCACGCCATCAATGGGAATGAACTTTACAAGTTTTGGTAAAAAGTTAATGTTAGCCTACTGGGATAAATACTGCTATGGTTACATTTAGTCTAACCCGATTTCAGGACACCTGATCCCGATTTGTTGCTTTATATACACATTCCTTCACAATAAAATTCCATTATGTTCTATTTGTGTGTACTAAAAAGAGGATCGCTTGGAATACACTTTATTAAAAAACACACAACTAATAAGAATATCCTATAATATATACAATAATACTTTCGAGAATAATTTGAATATCAAGTCATTTATTACACATACAGTGTATTTTTTTTGTTAATTATATTCAGCGTCAAAAATTCAGGCATGCATATTGTTAATTAAAATAATAATCTGCCTTGAGCGGGTTATTTTTAATTAATAGTAGTAGGGAGACTAGCAGGGGTGCTAATCTCCCTCTTTTTTATAAGGAGTCGTATCAGCGTATAGCAAAATTATTAGCACCGCGTTAATGGGTAATAATTTCCCCAAAACGTGCAAGTGAATTAAATAAATTTCTCAGAACGAGGAGGTGCTGTTATTTATTGAGAGGGCAAAAGAAATATTATTAATGATACACTTACGCAGTGGCTTTGGTGCGCCTTAATTCTTCAAATAATTCAATTATTTTTTTTTGCAGATCAATGATCTGGGCTTCATGCTCCATCAAACGCTTATTGGCTATTTCAAGTTCAATCATACGCTGCGGGTCTGGCTTACTCTCCTCTTCCAGGGTAATTAGCTCAATTATGGACATTTCAAATAAGCCTGCCATTTGCTCAAGCCTGGATAAACTAATATCCGTTACTCCCATTTCAATCTTTGATAAGGCTAGAATAGAAATATCAATCCGTTTTGCAACATCATCCTGGCTCCATCCTCTTTGATAACGCAGATATCTGATCTTTTTCCCAATTGTATTCATGTTACTAAAATAAACAGAAATTGATAAAAAATATTATAGAAAATAAAGATCAATTGCAAAACTGCTTGCAGCGTAACATCTCAGCCATCCACTGTAATAAATTATAAAATTTTATATCACGGATGTTCCGAAAACGGAGATGTAACAATTGTGTAAAATCTGCGGCAGACAGTCCTAACAATGTCATACTTAACTTAAGGTTAAGGTAATCCATTGCAATTATATTAATTTTACTTTTTGGGAGAATTGTTAACTGACAGGATCCAACCTATGTAACAAAGTTGTAGCAAAGACGAATATCGTCTGATTGAAAGCAGTTAAAAATGAGGAGAGGGCGTATATTTCAAAGTTAATATACAAACTTTACAATTTTATAAATTCATTATTACTTCATAAACAAACCTCATATTGGTATCATCACGAGCTTGTTTAAATAGTAATTGATGTTAAAAACACTATTTAAAGCTAACCGGATTCATCCAGGAACATCATTTTAATAAGATGCACCGGGCCTAAATGAACCAGGTTAAGCAAAAGGAACTTATTCTTCTGCAGAACAAAAAATAATTCCTAAAAAATCTAAAAAAACGTAACTTTCCTGCGAATTTTACGTATTATGTATATTAATTAATAATTAATACGTTGAGACTTATTTTAGCAGTCTTTCTTT
This window contains:
- a CDS encoding ThuA domain-containing protein, coding for MKNMIASLVLALLCTVTYAQNNHDKLIRVLIVDGFSNHDWRQTTKQVKKILDKSGLFEVAVSTAPGTVNDTAWATWDPGFKNYDVVIQNTNNIQNPSLRWPRRIEEELENYVSSGGGLYILHSANNAFAHWDAYNRMIGMGWRSKETGYALYIDKNKAVQRVPPGEGEGTFHGNRSDLLIHKLNSNPINKGFPNEWVTPDIELYKYARGPAENVTILSYAFDAETNKNWPVEWVVKYGKGNVYASSMGHLWSGDIYPVSYRSIDFQTILIRATEWLAKGKVTYPVPANFPTRSTISVNTEPDTTR
- a CDS encoding PQQ-dependent sugar dehydrogenase — protein: MNKKIIFTCCFSIIAMGGLLSFKMKSDSTLTHKSVADNAGLTLPQGFKAAAIADNLGGARHMAVTPQGDIYVHLGGLKNGKGIVVLHDNGDKADIKTSFGSFSGTGIQIKNGYLYASSDRDVYRFKLNSNNEVVDPEHPETVVSNLTTKRAHRPKAIALDNDGNLYVNIGAYSNICSEFDPQGKGCPILDSAGGIWRFKADKLNQKQSDGVRFATGLRNVVGLDWNTQDNQLFVMQHGRDALHDLFPKFYTVQQSALLPAECMYALKEGDNAGWPYLYYDDVKHKKMQGPEYGGDGVKEADAKYVDPVAAYPGHLAPDGLLFYTGNQFPEKYKNGAFIAFHGSWNRAPEPQAGYFVVFQPFKNGKPDGKWEVFADGFAGPQKDPGHADHRPCGLAQGSDGSLYVSDDSKGTIYKITYNK
- a CDS encoding VOC family protein, encoding MIKKTALLILLALTAGQYAFAQRGPRANHVALYVKDMAKSAAFYKDVMQLEVIPEPFHDGKHVWFKTGEHNQLHIIQGAAAVTEHDINSHFAYAVPNLQNFTKHLDEMHVKYGNWKGDSKSPQLRPDGIKQVYLQDPDNFWIEVNDDKF
- a CDS encoding ATP-grasp fold amidoligase family protein, giving the protein MRNNGQFSKRIKKRYETFWHDSQAEEIRNTPMSQYDSIEKWKAAPYWQRRLSNKHNAREFAKKNGCKVPDLYWKGTDIENLDFSKLPSHYVIRPTIGHSCNHVFVMDNGQNLFDKKQYSHEEIKKILKWEVTKNPVLEFLVEEFLQNEEGNYAILTDYKFYCFNGEIACLYAINRLSPKSGFGTFYDEHWNQLKKVQFNYPPIDNQKAPHCFKEMVETAKKLSKSYDMFVRIDLYATAKGCVFGEFTPTPSMGMNFTSFGKKLMLAYWDKYCYGYI
- a CDS encoding helix-turn-helix domain-containing protein, which encodes MNTIGKKIRYLRYQRGWSQDDVAKRIDISILALSKIEMGVTDISLSRLEQMAGLFEMSIIELITLEEESKPDPQRMIELEIANKRLMEHEAQIIDLQKKIIELFEELRRTKATA